The DNA sequence ACTACGACAAGCTGCTGTCCGGCCAGCCGATCTGGCGCAACCGCCTCGCGGGCGTCGGCTACCTGCCGGTGGACGCGTGCCTCGCGCTGGGCATCACCGGTCCGATCCTCCGGTCCGCGGGCCTGCCGTGGGACCTGCGCAAGGTCGAGCCCTACAGCGGCTACGAGAACTACGAGTTCGACGTGCCCACGTCGAACGCCGCCGACTCCTACGCCCGGTACCTGCTGCGGCTGGAGGAGATCCACCAGTCGCTCAAGATCGTGCGGCAGGCCGTGGACAACCTCACGCCCGGCCCGGTCATGGTCGAAGACGCCAAGATCGCGTGGCCCGCGCAGCTCACGATCGGCGCGGACGGCATGGGCAACTCGCTCGAGCACGTCCGCAAGATCATGGGCCAGTCGATGGAGTCCCTGATCCACCACTTCAAGCTGGTGACCGAGGGCTTCGCGGTGCCGCCGGGCCAGGTGTACGTGCCGATCGAGTCGCCGCGCGGCGAGCTGGGCTACCACATCGTCTCCGACGGCGGCACCCGGCCGATGCGCGTGCACGTGCGCGAACCCAGCTTCGTGAACCTCCAGTCGATGCCCGCGATGTGCGAGGGCGGCATGGTCGCCGACGTCATCGCGTCGGTGGCCTCTATCGACCCGGTGATGGGTGGTTGTGACCGATGAGCACTTCGGAAGAGGTCTACGAGGCCTCCGCGCTCGACCCGATCGAGACGCAGCGGCTGGTGACCGAAGGCGTCGCCGACACCGGTGTGTTCGACCAGTCGGTCGTGGACCGGGCGCGGGCGATCATCGCGCGCTACCCGCAGGCCCGGTCGGCGCTGCTGCCGATGCTGCACCTGGTGCAGTCGGTCGAGGGCTACGTCAGCCAGGCGGGCATCACGTTCTGCGCCGACCAGCTCGACCTGACCAACGCCGAGGTCAGCGCGGTCGCGACGTTCTACACCATGTACAAGCGCCGCCCGTGCGGCGAGCACCTGGTCAGCGTCTGCACGAACACGCTGTGCGCCGCGCTCGGCGGTGACGCGATCTACGCCAAGCTCAAGGACCACCTGGGCGTCGGCCACGAGGAGACCGCGGGCGAGCCGGGCACGACGGGCTCGATCACGCTGGAGCACGCCGAGTGCCTGGCGGCCTGCGACCTCGGCCCGGTGCTCCAGGTGAACTACGAGTACTTCGACAACCAGACGCCCGACGGCGCGCTGGAGCTGGTGAAGTCCCTGCAGGCGGGGGAGAAGCCCCACCCGACGCGGGGCGCGCCGCTGACCGACTTCCGCCAGGCCGAGCTCCAGCTGGCCGGGTTCTTCGAGGGCCGGGACGCGGACCTGGACGGCCCGTCGGCCGCGCCGGAGACGGTGCGCGGGGCCAAGATCGCCGCGGAACGCGGCTGGACCGCGCCGGCCATGCCGGACAACGCGGAGTTCCCGCCGCTGCCGGAGAAGAAGTAGGTAGGGGAGCTGACGTGGTCGACAACCTGACTCCCGTCCTGACGAAGCGCTGGCTCTCGCCGCGCTCGTGGACGCTGAAGACCTACGAGCAGCTGGAGGGGTACACGGCGCTGCGCAAGGCGCTCAAGGCCCACCCGGACCAGCTGATCCAGCAGTGCAAGGACTCCGGGCTGCGCGGCCGCGGCGGCGCGGGCTTCCCCACCGGCATGAAGTGGGGCTTCATCCCGCAGAACGACGGCAAGCCGCACTACCTCGTCATCAACGCCGACGAGGGCGAGCCGGGCACCTGCAAGGACATCCCGCTGATGATGGCGGACCCGCACTCGCTGATCGAGGGCATCATCATCACCTCGTACGCGATCCGGGCGAACTTCGCCGCGATCTACGTGCGCGGCGAGGTGCTGCACGTGATCCGCCGGCTGCACGCGGCCGTGCGCGAGGCGTACGAGGCGGGCTACCTGGGCAAGGACATCCTGGGTTCGGGCTTCGACCTGGACGTGGTCGTGCACGCGGGCGCCGGCGCCTACATCTGCGGCGAGGAGACGGCGCTGCTTGACTCGCTGGAGGGCAAGCGCGGCCAGCCCCGGCTCAAGCCGCCGTTCCCGGCGACCGCCGGCCTGTACGCCTCGCCGACCGTGGTGAACAACGTCGAGACGATCGCCAGCGTGCCCTACATCGTCAACGGCGGCGCGGACTGGTTCCGCACCATGGGTCGCGAGCGCTCGCCCGGGCCGAAGATCTTCTCGCTGTCCGGCCACGTGGAGCGGCCCGGCCAGTACGAGGCCCCGATGGGCATCACGCTGCGCGAGCTGCTGGACCTGGCGGGCGGCATGAAGGACGGCATCCCGCTGAAGTTCTGGACGCCGGGAGGCTCGTCCACCCCGCTGTTCACCGCCGACCACCTGGACGTGCCGCTGGACTTCGAGGGCGCGGCCGAGGCCGGGTCGATGCTGGGCACCACCGCGCTGCAGATCTTCAACGAAACGGTGTCCGTGCCGTGGGCGGTCATGAAGTGGACCGAGTTCTACAAGCACGAGTCGTGTGGCAAGTGCACGCCGTGCCGCGAGGGCACCTACTGGCTCGTGCAGATCCTCCAGCGGATGGTGCGCGGCGAGGGCACGGCGAGCGACATCGACACGCTGCTGGACGTCTGCGACAACATCCTGGGCCGCTCGTTCTGCGCGCTCGGCGACGGCGCGGTCAGCCCCATCACCAGCGGCATCAAGTACTTCAAGCACGAGTTCCTGGCCTTGTGCGACCAGAACTCCCAGGTCCTGGCTGGAGCTAGCGCATGACGATCGCGCCGGAACAGAAGGCCGAGCTGGTGGTCCCCGAGGGGCACGTCAAGCTCGTCATCGACGGCCTGGAGGTCGTCGCACCCAAGGGCGAGCTGCTGATCCGCACCGCGGAGCGGCTGGGCATCGTCGTGCCGCGCTTCTGCGACCACCCGCTGCTGGAGCCCGCGGGCGCCTGCCGTCAGTGCCTGGTCGAGGTGGAGATGGGCGGCCGGCCGATGCCGAAGCCGCAGGCCTCCTGCACCATGACGGTCGCCGACGGCATGGTGGTCAAGACCCAGCTGACCTCGCCGGTGGCGGACAAGGCGCAGCAGGGCGTGATGGAGCTGCTGCTCATCAACCACCCGCTGGACTGCCCGATCTGCGACAAGGGCGGCGAGTGCCCCCTGCAGAACCAGGCGCTGGCGCACGGCCGCGCGGACTCGCGGTTCCACGAGCACAAGCGCACGTTCCCGAAGCCGATCCCGATCTCCACGCAGGTGCTGCTGGACCGCGAGCGGTGCGTGCTGTGCCAGCGCTGCACGCGGTTCTCCGCGCAGATCGCCGGCGACCCGTTCATCGAGCTGCTGGAGCGCGGCGCGCAGCAGCAGGTCGGCGTGGCGCAGGAGAAGCCGTTCCAGTCGTACTTCTCCGGCAACACCATCCAGATCTGCCCGGTGGGCGCGCTGACCAGCGCCGCGTACCGGTTCCGCGCCCGGCCGTTCGACCTGGTGTCCACGCCCGGCGTGTGCGAGCACTGCTCGTCGGGCTGCGCCACCCGCACCGACTGGCGGCG is a window from the Saccharothrix saharensis genome containing:
- the nuoF gene encoding NADH-quinone oxidoreductase subunit NuoF; this encodes MVDNLTPVLTKRWLSPRSWTLKTYEQLEGYTALRKALKAHPDQLIQQCKDSGLRGRGGAGFPTGMKWGFIPQNDGKPHYLVINADEGEPGTCKDIPLMMADPHSLIEGIIITSYAIRANFAAIYVRGEVLHVIRRLHAAVREAYEAGYLGKDILGSGFDLDVVVHAGAGAYICGEETALLDSLEGKRGQPRLKPPFPATAGLYASPTVVNNVETIASVPYIVNGGADWFRTMGRERSPGPKIFSLSGHVERPGQYEAPMGITLRELLDLAGGMKDGIPLKFWTPGGSSTPLFTADHLDVPLDFEGAAEAGSMLGTTALQIFNETVSVPWAVMKWTEFYKHESCGKCTPCREGTYWLVQILQRMVRGEGTASDIDTLLDVCDNILGRSFCALGDGAVSPITSGIKYFKHEFLALCDQNSQVLAGASA
- the nuoE gene encoding NADH-quinone oxidoreductase subunit NuoE, translating into MSTSEEVYEASALDPIETQRLVTEGVADTGVFDQSVVDRARAIIARYPQARSALLPMLHLVQSVEGYVSQAGITFCADQLDLTNAEVSAVATFYTMYKRRPCGEHLVSVCTNTLCAALGGDAIYAKLKDHLGVGHEETAGEPGTTGSITLEHAECLAACDLGPVLQVNYEYFDNQTPDGALELVKSLQAGEKPHPTRGAPLTDFRQAELQLAGFFEGRDADLDGPSAAPETVRGAKIAAERGWTAPAMPDNAEFPPLPEKK